One part of the Vicia villosa cultivar HV-30 ecotype Madison, WI linkage group LG6, Vvil1.0, whole genome shotgun sequence genome encodes these proteins:
- the LOC131613643 gene encoding uncharacterized protein LOC131613643, with protein sequence MARDMFKANPLLELKLKLIYDRPQDGRVYNMPTISEVDALIVGDIDTAEQRDIIMDTGKIYFTSIKTRLRLQGKTCKATKIGYVSITRLLLKKNLSQHDRPDIISNIFKLTFNELMADLTKRHILCKVLAFMYTIEFQKRGLPLAHVFLFLHPLSKYPSSSNIDNIISAEVPDPIRHPALYALVKSHMIHGPCGLARPKSPCMRNMKCSKYYPKSFVEDIIVDVEGYPLYRRRSNTHFIVKNGIQLDNRNVVPYNTRLLFKYQSHINMEWCNQSTSIEYLFKYIHKGYDKITASVVASNSNKDANNEPIDEIKQYLDYRYVSPSEAYYDRMENILENGSVTESMLTSWLVANLEYEEARSLTYGEFVTKFVYVKRSRTWNLRKRGFTIERLIWVPPTTGELFYLRMMLTVAKGPITYEEIRKVGDNQYETFREACFAMGFLDDDREYIGAIKEASAWGSDHYLRKLFVVMLLSGAVNRHGHVWNESWVWLSDGLLHE encoded by the exons ATGGCACGTGATATGTTTAAGGCCAACCCATTGTTAGAGTTGAAGTTGAAACTCATTTACGATAGACCGCAAGACGGTCGTGTTTATAATATGCCAACTATCTCAGAAGTTGATGCCCTTATTGTTGGGGATATTGACACTGCTGAACAAAGAGACATTATT ATGGATACAGGAAAAATATACTTCACAAGTATAAAGACGAGACTACGGTTACAAGGAAAAACATGCAAAGCAACAAAGATTGGCTATGTTTCC ATTACGCGTCTGTTGTTGAAGAAAAATTTAAGCCAGCATGATAGACCCGacataatttcaaatattttcaagCTTACATTCAATGAACTCATGGCTGATCTAACCAAGCGACACATTCTTTGTAAAGTTTTGGCAT TCATGTATACAATTGAGTTTCAAAAAAGAGGTTTACCCCTTGCACATGTTTTTCTCTTCTTGCATCCTCTTAGCAAGTATCCATCTTCGTCAAACATCGATAACATCATTTCCGCTGAAGTACCTGATCCGATACGCCATCCAGCATTATATGCTTTGGTCAAGTCACATATGATCCATGGTCCATGTGGTCTGGCACGTCCGAAATCCCCATGTATGAGAAATATGAAATGCTCGAAGTACTATCCCAAAAGTTTCGTTGAAGACATAATAGTTGATGTTGAAGGTTATCCATTATACCGCCGAAGATCCAACACACATTTTATAGTAAAAAATGGTATCCAGTTGGATAATAGGAATGTCGTTCCATACAACACACGTTTGTTGTTTAAATATCAATCGCATATAAATATGGAATGGTGTAACCAGAGCACTTCTATCGAGTATCTATTCAAGTACATTCACAAGGGATACGACAAAATTACTGCAAGTGTTGTTGCTTCTAACTCAAACAAGGATGCAAACAATGAACCCATAGATGAGATCAAACAATATCTTGATTATAGATATGTTTCTCCGAGTGAGGCAT ATTATGATCGAATGGAGAATATTTTAGAAAATGGAAGTGTGACCGAATCGATGTTAACGTCTTGGCTGGTTGCAAATTTAGAATATGAGGAAGCCCGTTCATTGACATACGGTGAATTTGTTACGAAGTTTGTGTATGTTAAAAGAAGTAGAACATGGAATCTGCGAAAAAGAGGGTTTACCATCGAACGTTTAATATGGGTGCCACCAACAACCGGTGAACTTTTCTATCTACGGATGATGTTGACTGTAGCCAAAGGACCTATAACTTATGAAGAAATCAGAAAAGTTGGTGACAACCAATATGAAACTTTTCGAGAAGCTTGCTTTGCAATGGGCTTTCTAGACGATGATCGAGAGTACATTGGTGCTATCAAGGAAGCAAGTGCATGGGGATCAGACCATTATCTTAGGAAACTCTTTGTTGTTATGCTATTGTCTGGTGCCGTAAACCGTCATGGTCATGTTTGGAATGAGTCATGGGTTTGGTTATCGGATGGTCTATTGCATGAATAA